One window from the genome of Candidatus Binatia bacterium encodes:
- a CDS encoding pyridoxamine 5'-phosphate oxidase family protein, which translates to MLRRRSLLRALAACIAAPLVAPLRALAQELPAATRKALETEKLIYVATQRKSGERSEAAPVWFVYQDGYLWTTTSPGSWKAKRIARGSPLYIWVGSEDGPFLVGHAEQITDPALIDRMGEAYSEKYWIARLGFFRPRSSRVREGKTIAYKVTLSEGTPPPPPSK; encoded by the coding sequence GTGCTGAGGAGACGTTCGCTGCTGCGCGCGCTCGCGGCGTGCATCGCCGCTCCGCTCGTCGCGCCGCTGCGCGCCCTCGCGCAGGAGCTGCCCGCGGCGACGCGAAAGGCGCTCGAGACCGAGAAGCTCATCTACGTCGCGACGCAACGGAAGAGCGGCGAGCGCAGCGAGGCGGCGCCGGTCTGGTTCGTCTACCAGGACGGCTACCTCTGGACGACGACGTCGCCCGGGAGCTGGAAGGCGAAGCGCATCGCGCGCGGCAGCCCGCTCTACATCTGGGTCGGGAGCGAGGACGGGCCGTTCCTCGTCGGCCACGCCGAGCAGATCACCGACCCGGCGCTGATCGACCGCATGGGCGAGGCGTACTCCGAGAAGTACTGGATCGCGCGGCTCGGCTTCTTCCGCCCGCGCTCCTCGCGGGTGCGCGAAGGCAAGACGATCGCCTACAAGGTGACGCTCAGCGAGGGCACGCCGCCCCCGCCGCCGTCGAAGTAG
- the thiC gene encoding phosphomethylpyrimidine synthase ThiC — MTQLESARKGIITAEMRRVAERENVSAEFIRDEVARGRLVIPANVRHLAGSGGQPPASTNGHANGNGAARTYPEPIGHPGARDDARLWVNQTSAQRLRVIEDPTILRGERAPKRLDPTGIGRMITTKINANIGASPVASTLDAEVEKLKWAQRYGADTLMDLSTGGDLPGCRQAIIDHSTIPIGTVPIYSMILGRRIEDLTYDVILKEIERQAQQGVDYFTIHAGVLREHLPLVRNRVTGIVSRGGSLLAKWMIYHGKQNPMYELFDEISAIMREYDVTYSLGDGLRPGCLADATDEAQLAELRTLGELVQRAREAGVQVMVEGPGHVPLDQIGYNMKLEQEVCDDAPFYVLGPLVTDVFPGYDHITSAIGATEAARHGAAMLCYVTPKEHVGLPKAQDVADGCIAYKIAAHAGDIARGIKGARQWDDDLSRARAALNWPKQFELAFDGETARALHDEDLEVDTEFCAMCGHDWCSMRISKEIVAFASGKDERFQPVRKAAASPGVGPAGRDLLRRRAELPVVGGRHACHSEITPEASSAKAIQEGVAAR, encoded by the coding sequence ATGACCCAACTCGAGAGCGCGCGGAAAGGCATCATCACCGCCGAGATGAGGCGCGTGGCGGAGCGCGAGAACGTCTCCGCCGAATTCATCCGCGACGAGGTCGCACGCGGGCGGCTCGTCATCCCGGCCAACGTGCGGCACCTGGCCGGCAGCGGCGGCCAGCCGCCGGCCAGCACGAACGGGCACGCGAACGGCAACGGCGCCGCCCGCACCTACCCCGAGCCGATCGGCCACCCCGGCGCCCGCGACGACGCTCGCCTGTGGGTCAACCAGACCTCCGCGCAGCGCCTGCGCGTGATCGAGGACCCGACGATCCTGCGCGGCGAGCGCGCGCCCAAGCGCCTCGACCCGACCGGCATCGGGCGCATGATCACGACCAAGATCAACGCCAACATCGGCGCCTCGCCGGTCGCGAGCACGCTCGACGCCGAGGTCGAGAAGCTCAAGTGGGCGCAGCGCTATGGCGCCGACACCCTGATGGACCTCTCGACCGGCGGCGACCTCCCCGGCTGCCGTCAGGCGATCATCGACCACTCGACGATCCCGATCGGCACCGTGCCGATCTACTCGATGATCCTCGGACGCCGCATCGAGGACCTGACCTACGACGTCATCCTGAAGGAGATCGAGCGTCAAGCACAGCAGGGCGTCGACTACTTCACGATCCACGCGGGCGTCCTGCGCGAGCACCTGCCGCTCGTGCGCAACCGCGTCACCGGCATCGTGTCGCGCGGCGGATCGCTGCTCGCCAAGTGGATGATCTACCACGGCAAGCAGAACCCGATGTACGAGCTGTTCGACGAGATCAGCGCGATCATGCGCGAGTACGACGTCACGTACTCGCTCGGCGACGGGCTACGTCCCGGCTGCCTCGCCGACGCGACCGACGAGGCGCAGCTCGCCGAGCTGCGCACGCTCGGCGAGCTCGTGCAGCGCGCGCGCGAGGCGGGCGTGCAGGTCATGGTCGAGGGTCCGGGGCACGTGCCGCTCGACCAGATCGGCTACAACATGAAGCTCGAGCAGGAGGTGTGCGACGACGCGCCCTTCTACGTGCTCGGCCCGCTCGTCACCGACGTCTTCCCCGGCTACGACCACATCACGAGCGCGATCGGCGCGACCGAGGCCGCGCGTCACGGCGCCGCGATGCTCTGCTACGTGACGCCGAAGGAGCACGTCGGCCTGCCCAAGGCGCAGGACGTCGCCGACGGCTGCATCGCCTACAAGATCGCCGCGCACGCGGGCGACATCGCGCGCGGCATCAAGGGCGCCCGTCAGTGGGACGACGACCTGTCGCGGGCGCGCGCCGCGCTCAACTGGCCGAAGCAGTTCGAACTCGCCTTCGACGGCGAGACCGCACGCGCGCTGCACGACGAGGACCTCGAGGTCGACACCGAGTTCTGCGCCATGTGCGGCCACGACTGGTGCAGCATGCGCATCTCGAAGGAGATCGTCGCGTTCGCGAGCGGCAAGGACGAGCGCTTCCAGCCGGTGCGCAAGGCGGCCGCGAGCCCGGGCGTCGGGCCGGCGGGACGCGATCTCCTGCGTCGTCGTGCGGAGCTGCCCGTCGTCGGCGGACGGCACGCCTGCCACAGCGAGATCACGCCCGAGGCGTCGAGCGCGAAGGCGATCCAGGAGGGTGTCGCCGCGCGCTGA